The following nucleotide sequence is from Prosthecobacter sp..
CTGGCGAAGACGGTGCAGTGCTTCGCGTTTTCCAGACTGGCGAGCGTGGCCTGCAGGTTGCGGAAGTTCGGATTGCCGGAGCGCGTGTAGTCAAAACCGGTCGGATTGCCGGTCTCGAACGTCGAGGTCATGTAGATCGGCGGGATGACCGAGCCGGTCTCGCTGCGGTAGTCCTGGCCGACGTGGATCGCGCGTGTTTCAAAGCGTGCGTCGGAGGGAAGGGTCGGGTCTTCTTTCATCGCTTGATGATGGACACGCAGATTTGGCTTTGCAAGGCCCTGCGCTCATGCTTTATGAATCAAATCCGCTCTTTCATGTCCGATCCCACTGCTCCTCGAAAATTCCGTCGTGTTCTCCTCAAACTCAGCGGTGAAGCACTGAGACAACCAGGCAGTACCGACAACATCTCCCCGCCCATCGTCGAAGATATGGCGGCGCAGATCAAAGCGGCGCATCAAACCGGCCTCGAAATCGCCGTCGTCGTCGGTGGTGGAAATTTCTGGCGCGGCGTGACGGCCAGCAACAAAGGCATGGAGCGTGCCACGGCGGATTACATGGGCATGCTGGCCACGGTGATGAATTCACTGGCCTTGCAGAGCATGCTGGAGGCCATGGATGTGCCGTCGCGGGTGCAAAGCGCGATCAAGATGGACAACGTGGCCGAGCCCTTCGTGCGCCGCAAAGCCATGCGCCATCTGGAACTTGGCCGCGTGGTGATCTTCGCCGCCGGCACGGGCAATCCGTTCTTCTCCACCGACACCACCGCCGCGCTGCGCGCCAGCGAGATCAACGCCGAGATCGTGCTGAAAGCGACCAAGGTGGACGGTATTTACGATTCCGATCCCGCCAAGAACCCGAACGCGGTGAAGTTTGACCGCGTCAGCTTCCACGAATGCCTGACACGCCAGCTCAAGGTGATGGACTCCACGGCGTTTTCCCTCTGCATGGAAAACAACATGCCCATCGGCGTGTTCAGCATGAACGAGCCGGACAACATCCGCCGCGCACTCGTCGGCGAGTACATCGGCACGATGGTTGATGCGAAGGGCTGAATCCCGAGTTCAAATCTGAATTTTCCAATCCCAAGACTATGGACCCTGAAATGACCATGCTGGAGGCCGATGAGGCCATGACGAAGGCCGTCGAGCACGCCATCCACGAATTTGCCACCGTGCGCACCGGCAAGGCCAACCCCACGCTGGTCGAAAACATGGATGTGCATGTGATGAGCTACGGCAGCCACATGAAGCTGAAGCAGCTCGCGATGATCACCACGCCGGACGCGCGGCTGATCCGCATCGAGCCGTTTGATCCCAGCACTTTGCAGGACATCGACCGCGCGATCCGCGAATCACGCCTCGGTCTCAATGGCTCCATCGAAGGCAAGGTCATCCGTCTGCCAATTCCCTCCCTTTCGCAGGAACGCCGCGAACAGATGGTGAAGATGTGCAAGACCCTCGGCGAAGACGCCCGCGTGCGGGTGCGCTCGGCGCGGCGCGATGCACTCGAAGCCATCAAGAAGGGTGAGAAAGACGGCAGCATCACCGAAGATGATCTCCATCGCATGGAGAAGGAGATTCAAACCATGACCGACAAGAAGATAGCCGAAATCGACCAGCATGTGGTGTCGAAGGAGAAGGAAATTCTGACGGTCTGAAAGTAACGACGTGTTTTCCGCAAGCGACTACCTCGACCTCACGCACACGAAGCATGGCATCCTGTTCCCGGATGACTCGCCCGTGTGGACGGCATTGACGCGGATCGAGTCCTATCTGGAGTTCCGGTTGCAGCGTGAGATCCGGGTCCAGGTGCCGCCGGGGGCGTTCATCGGCGAGGATGTGTTTATTGATGAAGGCACCACACTCGAACCCGGTGCGGTAATCAAAGGTCCGGCCTGGATTGGGCGGAACTGCCAGATCCGTGCCGGCTGCTACATTCGCGAGAACGTGATCGTCGGCGACGGCTGCGTGCTGGGAAACTCGTGCGAGTTCAAGAACTGCGTGGTCTTCGACGGCTGTGAGATTCCGCACTACAACTATGTGGGCGACTCGATCCTCGGTCACAAGGCGCATCTGGCCGCCGGCGTGATCCTTTCCAACGTGCGGCTGGACCGGATGGAGGTCACCGTGAAGACGGACACCGACACAATCCCCACCGGCTTGCGGAAATTTGGCGCGATCATCGGCGATTACGCGGAAATCGGCTGCAACAGCGTGATCAGCCCCGGCAGCATCATCGGGCGGCGCAGCATCGTGTATCCGTTGACGCATTTCAGCGGCGTGCTTGATGCGGACCTTCTGTTGAAGACGCGGCAGACGCAGCAGGTGGTGAAGCGGAAGAAGTAACGGCCAGGGTTTGAATACATCCCGGGCTGAGGCGTCAGAGCAGCATCTCCACGTTCATGAAAGCCCGGCTCCGCTCCCTTTTTGTCGTCACGGTCTTGGTTTCGTTCGCCAGTTGTGACAAGTCCACACCGCCCGCTGCCAGCATGGCTCCAGCGCCTGTCCCAAACACGGCGGAGACGGAAATCCAGCTCGCCGAAGCACGGGATGCCTTGCAGCGGCAGGCCTTGGAGATCGATACGAAGACAGCGCTGATGGAAAAGCAGCTCGCCGAGATGGAACAGGCGCTCAAGGACCGTGAAAACGCCGAGCTGCGCGTTTCGCTCGACGCTTTGAAGAAGCAGAACGACGACCTGCGAGTGCAGGCGGATGCGGCACGGCGTCAGAGCAATGTGATCACGCAGCGCATCGACACCACCACGCCGCGTGTGAGTGTGCCGCCGCAGATTTCCGCCCCGCGTGATTACTCGCTCTTTTATGAACGTCTCGCGCCTTATGGCCGCTGGATGGATGTGGGCGGCTACGGCTACTGCTGGATGCCCACCATCACCACGGCACGCTGGCGGCCATATGTGGATGGCTGCTGGGTGTGGTCATCGCTGGGCTGGACATGGCAGTCGAACGAGCCTTTCGGCTGGGCGGTGTATCATTATGGCCGCTGGGTGAATCTGTCGCGCCACGGCTGGGTCTGGGTGCCGGGCAGCGAATGGGCGCCGGGCTGGGTCTCCTGGCGTCAGAGCCGCGACTACGTCGGCTGGGCACCGCTGCCGCCGGAAACCGGTGCCTGCCGTGAAGTGTACCGCGATTGCGATTCACAGTACAACCTCGGCCCGTCGAGCTACACCTTCATCACCACGAATCATTTCGTGCAGCCGAGCTACACCACGGTTTGCGCCCCGGTGACGTACAACACGACGATTTTTCAGAGCAGTGTGAACGTAACGCAGATCGTGCGTTGCGACGACCACTCTCGCCGCAACGTCTTCAAGCATCATGGCGGCCCGCCACGGGCGCAGATGGAGCAAGTTTGCGCGCGTCCTGTGCCGCAGGTGCAGGTGAATGCCGTTCAGGCGGGTCAACTGTCACGGCCACGTCCTGGACATCGCCAGCATGAAGCCGTGATTGCACCAGTCATCGTCGAACTCCCGGCCGTGAAAGCTGGCGCATTGCCCGCGAGGCCGAAAATGGCTGATCGCATCGAAAAGCCGAAGGTGGTCAGCGGATTCGATGGCGTGCCGCAAAACGCGGCGGCGGAGATTCGTGAAACGATTGCCGAGGACAAAGCGACCGCCGTGGTGCAGCAGCCCGTGATCGTGACAACACCCGCCGTCATCCCGAGGCCTGCGGCAGAAAGTCACCCCAAACGGCATCGCGACCCTGCGGAGACCGCCCCGGTGCTCGAAACCGTGCGTCCTGCCATCGCCGTGAATAACCAAGCGCCTGCGGAAACCGTTTCAGCTCCCGTGGTCATGCCCCAGGCCACAGAAAAGACGACACCTGCGGTTGTGATCGAAACCAAACCGTCCGCAGCCCCTGAAGCCGCTCCATCTGCGGTGATGCCAGCCGTTTCCAGCAGTCCACCTGAAACCAAGATCGTGGAGAGTGGCGTTTCGGCCCCTGCCCTGCCTCAAACCGCCCCCATGGCTGTTCCTGCGGTCGAGCCGATGAAAACGGAGTCGCCCGTGACTGCCGCGGTTCCCGTTCCAGAGCCGGAAAAAGCACCACAGGTACCTGTGGCAGAAGTTCCGGCCGCCATGCCTCCTACGCAGGGGGTGGCAACACCGCAGCCGGTGGAAGTGGCCGTTACGCAGCAAGCAGCCGCCGAAAAGATGACCGCTGAGCAGGCTGCCATCGCCAATGCGGCCGCTGCGGCCGAGAAAATCCGGGTGCTCGTCGCTGAACAGCAAGCTCAAGCCAGCGCCATGCAGCAACGTCCGCAACAGGAGGCCCAGGAACGCCTGCTTGCCGAAAAAATAGCCGCTGAGCAGGCAACTGCCGCCGCTGAAGCCGAAAAAACCCGCATGCAGGCTGCCACTGCCCAGCAACAGGAGGCGCTCGCCGCCCAACAGCGCATGGCCGCCGAACAGACCGCTGCTGAGAACGAAAAAGTACGTCAACAGGCCCAGGCCGCTGCGATGCAACAGCAGCAGGAACAACTTGCCGCGCAGCAGCGTATGGCTGCGGAACAGGCCGCTGCCGCCGCCATGCAGCGCCAGCAGGAGGAAGCGGCACGCCGTGTCGCCGAGGAGCAACAGATGCGCGCCCAACAAGAAGCCGAACGTCGAGCCCAGGAGATGGCGCAGCGCCAGGCGGAAGAAGCCGCCAGGCGTGCGCAGGAGGCTGAGATGCGCCGTGCCCAGGAAATGGCCCAGCGTCAGGCTGAGGAGCAGGCACGCCGTGCCGCTGAAGAACAGATGCGCGCCCAGCAAGAGGCCGCGCAACGCGCTGCCCAAGAGATGGCTCAACGTCAGGCCGAGGAAGCCGCCCGTCGTGCCCAGGAAGAAGCCCAGCGTGCCGCTGCTGAAGCCGCGCAACGCGCTGCGGAAGAGGCCGCACGCCGCGCAGCCGAAGAAGCCGCGCGCAATCAGCCGCAGCCAGCGCCTCCAGGTCAGTAACCTTGGTGAACTTTCGCGCGGATCACACCCGCAGCATGTCCTTCACCACCTGCCAGTAGAGGAAGACACAGCCGCGCCAGGAGTAGCGGAATTCGCCGTTGCCGGTGGGTTCGATGACGCCGGCGGTGATGTTGTGGTCGATCTGCACGCTCATGTCGCGTTCGATGTAGGCGTGCAGGAATTCGGTGTCCTGGAGTGCGAGGTCTTCGAGGCGGATGCCCTCGTGTTGGAGAAAGGCCTCATGCCGTTCCAGCAGATCCTCGAACGAGGCGGCGTGCGTGAAGCGGTTCAGCCGCTGCTTGGGCGAGTGCTTCATCGTGGCGGCGAAGGGATAGTTCGTCGTCGTGAAGGTGATGCCGCTGCTGGCCCGCGAGGTGAGGCTGACATACGAAAATCCAAAGTCGCCCTGCAGGGCAAGCGCGATGGCGGCCTGGGTGCGTTTTCCCTCATGGTAGAACAGGCGCATGAAGTGATCCGTCTGGCTCCATTGCCAGCCGGTGTCGCCGACTTCGGTGAATCCGGCATCTTCGGCCTCGCTGCTGAGGTCGCCGAGTTCGGGGAACACCTCGCGGGAAGGCGGGAAGCGGTGCTTGATCTCGCTTTTGATGGGGAAGCGCAACCGGCGCACACGGAAGATGATTTCCAGCCACGGCAGCATGAACCAGGCTGCGATAAAGATGCCGCCGCCGGCATGCGTGCCGGTCAGGTAGTAGCCGCTGAGATACGAGGCTCCCAGCAGCGCGAGCCAGCCCAGCTTCTGGATGAACCGGTTGTCGAACGACCGGCACGCGATGGCAAAGACGATGGCCGCCGCGACATACAGAATCTGCTGGAGTGTGGTGTCCATGAAGACCGCAGGGTTGAGTGCGGGGATTGAGGCTAAGGGAAAATTTCCGGCAAATCAACCCGGCATGTGACGGCCCGCCCGCACTTCAAATAAAAAGGCCGGACACACCTCCCGATGCGCCCGGCCCTCTGGACCAACTTAACCACTAAAATGTCTGTATGATGACCTCACGCCGTCGTCAGAAATTGATCTGCGCCTGGATGCCGAGGTAACTGTAATCCACATCGCGGTAGCGCGGGCCTGCCACCGTCGGATTGTCCGTGGTGTTGGTGCGCGAGCCGCGTGCGTACATCAGGGTCAGCTCCAGTTCGGGATAGGGAATGTATTCCAGGCCGATGGCGATCTCATCGACGTTGTTTTTCGGCGCGTTGGCGGCGAATTTGCGGGCGCCGTCAAAATGCTGCCAGCGCACAAACGGAAGCAGCTCCGCTTGATTGGCGAAGACATGGCGATAAACCGCCTGCACAAAGCCGCCGCTCAGAGCCGCACTGCTGATGGTGCGCAGATCGTCGCTGAGCTGCGGGCCCTCGCCCCAAGTCCATTCGGCCTCCAGACCGAAGGGCTGCGGATAAAGAATGGCATTGATCGCCACGCGGCTGTCGCGAACGCCACCGCCACCGATGACGTTCGGCGTAACTGCCACCCCCGCAGGGGTGAAAGTCCCAGCGGTAGTTGGCACATAACGTCCGCTGTAATAGCTGGCACCGACTTCGAGGATCTGACCGTTGTCGAACTCGAACGGATAGGCCAGGCGGGCGATGTAGTGCATGTCGCCATTGCGGTCGGCGTTGTTGATGCCTTGGCCGCTGTACACGCCCACGTTCAACACTCCATAGTCGCCGGAACCGCGCAGACCCGCTTTCACGAGATCCTTGTAGCGGTTGCGGATGTGATAAGGCGCCCAGATGAAGTAAGCGCCGAGGTCGCGCTCACCCTCCACGGCGGAGTTCAGCGCGTCCGGGCGCTCCAGCGCGTAGCGATTCTGCGAGGATTGCAGGTTCGAGAAGCCGTACGGCACCTTCGAGAGACCCAGGCGCACGCGGAACTCACGGGCGGGGTCAAGGGACACGTCTGCGTACACATCACGGGCCTGCAGGGCGTTCACGCCGCCAACACCAGCCATGAAGTCGGTTTGCAGGTAAAGGTAGAGATGGTCGGTCACATCACCACTGAGCACGAGACGCCCGCGACGAATGCCAAGGCTTTGAGTGTCGCTGACGAAGGGATCGTTCGGCTGAACGACGCCCGGATTGTCTCCATCACCGATGAGGCCGATGAAGCGGGTCTGCACATACCCGCGCAGCTTGATGCGCTCATACCACTTGTCGGAGAGCAGGGCGTCGAGGTCCGTCTTGCTCATCGTGGAGGGGGAGGTGTTGTCGCTGACGCGCGAGATTTCCTCCACCTGGCCCTTGGTGCTCAAGAGGGTGGATTCGAGATTTTCGACCTTCGACTCCGCCTGGGTCAGGCGCTTTTCCAGTGCCGGAGCAGGAGTGGAAGCCTTCGGCGCTCCCTTTTCCTCATCCTTCATCGTCTGAATAAGCAGATCGTATTCATCGGCGGTGATCGAGCCCTTCTGCTTCAGGATGTAGAACAATTTCTCCATCGCCGGGCTGGCGGCCAGCGGCAGGGAGGGTGGCAGGGCTATGGTGACCGCCGTGATGAGGGCGAGCAATCGGGCGAAAGCGCTGTGAGGT
It contains:
- the frr gene encoding ribosome recycling factor, with the protein product MTMLEADEAMTKAVEHAIHEFATVRTGKANPTLVENMDVHVMSYGSHMKLKQLAMITTPDARLIRIEPFDPSTLQDIDRAIRESRLGLNGSIEGKVIRLPIPSLSQERREQMVKMCKTLGEDARVRVRSARRDALEAIKKGEKDGSITEDDLHRMEKEIQTMTDKKIAEIDQHVVSKEKEILTV
- the pyrH gene encoding UMP kinase; the encoded protein is MSDPTAPRKFRRVLLKLSGEALRQPGSTDNISPPIVEDMAAQIKAAHQTGLEIAVVVGGGNFWRGVTASNKGMERATADYMGMLATVMNSLALQSMLEAMDVPSRVQSAIKMDNVAEPFVRRKAMRHLELGRVVIFAAGTGNPFFSTDTTAALRASEINAEIVLKATKVDGIYDSDPAKNPNAVKFDRVSFHECLTRQLKVMDSTAFSLCMENNMPIGVFSMNEPDNIRRALVGEYIGTMVDAKG
- a CDS encoding UDP-N-acetylglucosamine diphosphorylase; protein product: MFSASDYLDLTHTKHGILFPDDSPVWTALTRIESYLEFRLQREIRVQVPPGAFIGEDVFIDEGTTLEPGAVIKGPAWIGRNCQIRAGCYIRENVIVGDGCVLGNSCEFKNCVVFDGCEIPHYNYVGDSILGHKAHLAAGVILSNVRLDRMEVTVKTDTDTIPTGLRKFGAIIGDYAEIGCNSVISPGSIIGRRSIVYPLTHFSGVLDADLLLKTRQTQQVVKRKK
- a CDS encoding DUF6600 domain-containing protein, with product MKARLRSLFVVTVLVSFASCDKSTPPAASMAPAPVPNTAETEIQLAEARDALQRQALEIDTKTALMEKQLAEMEQALKDRENAELRVSLDALKKQNDDLRVQADAARRQSNVITQRIDTTTPRVSVPPQISAPRDYSLFYERLAPYGRWMDVGGYGYCWMPTITTARWRPYVDGCWVWSSLGWTWQSNEPFGWAVYHYGRWVNLSRHGWVWVPGSEWAPGWVSWRQSRDYVGWAPLPPETGACREVYRDCDSQYNLGPSSYTFITTNHFVQPSYTTVCAPVTYNTTIFQSSVNVTQIVRCDDHSRRNVFKHHGGPPRAQMEQVCARPVPQVQVNAVQAGQLSRPRPGHRQHEAVIAPVIVELPAVKAGALPARPKMADRIEKPKVVSGFDGVPQNAAAEIRETIAEDKATAVVQQPVIVTTPAVIPRPAAESHPKRHRDPAETAPVLETVRPAIAVNNQAPAETVSAPVVMPQATEKTTPAVVIETKPSAAPEAAPSAVMPAVSSSPPETKIVESGVSAPALPQTAPMAVPAVEPMKTESPVTAAVPVPEPEKAPQVPVAEVPAAMPPTQGVATPQPVEVAVTQQAAAEKMTAEQAAIANAAAAAEKIRVLVAEQQAQASAMQQRPQQEAQERLLAEKIAAEQATAAAEAEKTRMQAATAQQQEALAAQQRMAAEQTAAENEKVRQQAQAAAMQQQQEQLAAQQRMAAEQAAAAAMQRQQEEAARRVAEEQQMRAQQEAERRAQEMAQRQAEEAARRAQEAEMRRAQEMAQRQAEEQARRAAEEQMRAQQEAAQRAAQEMAQRQAEEAARRAQEEAQRAAAEAAQRAAEEAARRAAEEAARNQPQPAPPGQ
- a CDS encoding porin — protein: MFKTKPHSAFARLLALITAVTIALPPSLPLAASPAMEKLFYILKQKGSITADEYDLLIQTMKDEEKGAPKASTPAPALEKRLTQAESKVENLESTLLSTKGQVEEISRVSDNTSPSTMSKTDLDALLSDKWYERIKLRGYVQTRFIGLIGDGDNPGVVQPNDPFVSDTQSLGIRRGRLVLSGDVTDHLYLYLQTDFMAGVGGVNALQARDVYADVSLDPAREFRVRLGLSKVPYGFSNLQSSQNRYALERPDALNSAVEGERDLGAYFIWAPYHIRNRYKDLVKAGLRGSGDYGVLNVGVYSGQGINNADRNGDMHYIARLAYPFEFDNGQILEVGASYYSGRYVPTTAGTFTPAGVAVTPNVIGGGGVRDSRVAINAILYPQPFGLEAEWTWGEGPQLSDDLRTISSAALSGGFVQAVYRHVFANQAELLPFVRWQHFDGARKFAANAPKNNVDEIAIGLEYIPYPELELTLMYARGSRTNTTDNPTVAGPRYRDVDYSYLGIQAQINF